In Pseudoxanthomonas indica, the following are encoded in one genomic region:
- the frr gene encoding ribosome recycling factor has product MLNDIKKDAQARMTKSIEALRHTLIKVRTGRASTALVEHLKVNYYGSDMPLSQVATVAVSDARSLTITPWEKQMVSAVEKAILGSDLGLTPNTAGTVIRLNLPALTEERRRELSKVVHGEGEDTKVAIRNIRRDANQQVKDLLKEKQITEDEERRTEDEIQKLTDKSIKDVDDVVKAKEQELMAV; this is encoded by the coding sequence ATGCTCAACGACATCAAGAAAGACGCGCAGGCGCGCATGACCAAGAGCATCGAGGCCTTGCGTCACACCCTCATCAAGGTCCGCACCGGTCGCGCTTCCACCGCCCTGGTCGAGCACCTCAAGGTCAATTACTACGGCTCGGACATGCCGTTGAGCCAGGTCGCCACCGTGGCCGTCTCCGATGCCCGCTCGCTGACCATCACGCCGTGGGAAAAGCAGATGGTCAGCGCGGTCGAGAAGGCGATCCTGGGTTCCGACCTGGGCCTGACCCCGAACACCGCCGGCACCGTCATCCGCCTGAACCTGCCGGCGCTGACCGAAGAACGCCGCCGCGAACTGTCCAAGGTGGTGCATGGCGAAGGCGAGGACACCAAGGTGGCCATTCGCAACATCCGCCGCGACGCCAACCAGCAAGTCAAGGATCTGCTGAAGGAAAAGCAGATCACCGAGGACGAAGAGCGTCGCACCGAAGACGAAATCCAGAAGCTCACCGACAAGTCGATCAAGGACGTCGATGACGTGGTCAAGGCCAAGGAACAGGAATTGATGGCGGTCTGA